The DNA region taatagatattagaggtaatccaaacaatttgaaagcttatttctcgcaattgatggctcaaattcagctgcggttaaaattttattgattaatgtaggggagatagagccaaaaaaatcaactcgcttcatcaaaaatcaatattttgtaatcatagtgttgaatgttaaaaaatatttgattgcaattctttgaaaaaactgttcaaaatatttttaaacatctatcgATATATTAGtcataccagaaattcagcataaatgtgtgttttcatcaaatttaaatcaaatttttcagttctctattttttttcaatcaagatggcggtcaatcatattcaatcagagcacgcgtttagcgccatatttatgcactgctatttggccgcgataaatgctcttttaggagcttatgacagctacaacaccctaggttttaacaaagcatgcgataaacccgtttggcatggcattgccatctggttttcaagcctcttttaaaactttcataaaaccttattgaaagccagtcggctttgatttccacccggttttatgtccgaggcataaaaccctgttagaacctattaattagctcttgcttgttggttgcggtgaatgtccaaataaaactattaagcaatcaagatgctacaataaaaccACAATAAAACTTGGTCGGGctatttggtttaaaaatgttacttgggggtAATATTACACCATCAAATTTTACACTTTCCAGAGTCacgttattttttactgtgtagttcgaatttacaaattttcaacattctacCTTGCAAAATTTCTATAAATGCCTTAAAAATGCCGATTTCTTTTAGTACAGCGTTGCCTGATCCTCGGAAAGCTTTTCATAACTGTCTATGAAATCTTTATAGAACTCTTCCTAAGTTGTGAAACCTTATGTAAGTGTTGCCAGATTTCAAAGCTCAATTTCTCATCAGCAATATCATAAAAAACGGTTGGACAAAACAGTTAAATTATTACCAATTTTCCGTATTTATGACTGAAGAACAGTGTCCCGGGATCAGGGATAACTTGTATCATAATACAAGTTAGATACAAACTATACTCTATCATAACTTCACTGCCGGCCTCATCAGATCACTCATTAGAAGAGATTGTACTCTCCTgtacaataattttgaattttattgataaaattttgtttaaataactttttttgattaaatttgtgttaattctgaaaaaaaaaaatacaataattattAGTGTTGTAGACATTTGTTTGGATCACTTCCTCAAAAAGCACGGACGAAATTACGCATAATTTATCCAATATTTACCGCTTTCTTCCTTGTATGACAAATATATTATCAGTAACCACGTGCAGAAATATATTATAACGATTACCTAAATATAGTTCCGCAAACCTACGTTATTGCCTTCCATCTATTGACTAGTTTCTAGCGTTAGAACTGACAATGCTATTCGcttgcaaaaattaaatttcaaaaattcaacaacaCTTATCAAGCAAAGATCTTTGGCGAAGAATAGAAGTatatttcaagaaattcaagaaaaaaaacaaagacaCGTTACAACAGTTGCATAAGCAagagcgcaaaaaaaaacaagcaacaaGTTCACAGAAGAGATCAAATCGACGAGCATTTCAGAgcaaacgaaataaaaaaacacatacacacactcacacacacaaacaatctAACGATAGTGTTGCTAGCTGTTAAGAATATTTACATTTATTgtcgagaaaataaaaaaagtcatgAAATAAAGGCACACCGCGGCGGTTCGTCACCGCCGGCAGTTTAAAAAGAAACCTACAAAATCTAACGCTTAATCGCGGAGTTTTACTTTAATCGTGTGATGTCGTATTTTCACTAACAAAACTACATTGTCGTTGTGAAATAATCCCTCTCTTATTACATTTTTGTAGAATAGTATTAATCATTTCGATTTGATTTTCATTCCATTGATTCGACACATCCATCACCACAACaacaaccacaaaaaaaaaaccgaacaaaATTGGTCTTTTCACaattggcaaacaaacaaacgatAAACACAAATCAGACTACTGTCGACGAAACAATCGTGGAAGCAACAGTTGATGAAGAGAAGGTTGAACAATCGGTTGCGTCGTCAGTCGATGCTGGTCAGCAAGATCGGACGGAAGATGTCGCTATGGAAGACGAAACCGATCAGAATCCGACGGTGCCAGCAGAGCTGGAAGGTCAAGCAGTGGATCAAGCCAGTTGCGATCCAAATCCGGATGGGGACATTGCTGATGAAGTTCCTCCCAAAGATACTGTTGAAGAGGTAGAATTGAACGGGCCAGACAGTGAAGACTCACAACAGAAACTCGAGCAAACTGCTGAAATAGCTGAAGAACCTCTGGAAAAGATCGATGAAGATCAAGATGAAAGTTCCCAGCAAAAACGTGAGGAACCTCTTGAAAAAGACGAAGAATCTGTGGAAAAGATCGAGGAAGATCACCATGATGAGGACAGCGAAGAAGTTGTCTCCGCAGAGCGAACTGACGAAGATGAGGCAGAAAAATTGGAAGGAGCGAAAGATCCGCCTGAAGAATCTAGCCCACAGGAAGATATTGTAGACCACGAGATAGAAGAGGCTAGTGAGGACTCGGAAAGTGGtgacgatgacgacgaggaGATCAACTCGATCAAGGAAGTCCTCAAAGATGATGCCGATCAGGTCGTGGTTGACGAAGAGGATGGACTGGTAGAGGAGATGCTGGAACGGGGTCCGGGATCGGAAGATGCGGTTGAGGAGAAGGTTTGACCAGTGCTGTTGGATGTTGTTCTATACTCTCTCTATCTCGGTGGTGTATCGTTTCCGTTTGTTGGTTTGGTTGATCGGTGGGTTTTATAACTTGATGATTAAAACcgaaacccattttttttttttttttttttttttttttgggtgctgaatagtggttctcgataattttttttttctgcaagaaatttttttatggattttggAACCTGGAGttaaagtcaagaaatcttaagaaagttgaaggagcgatcgtcatttttttttataattatgaatgcaagttgtttatggagtcgatgcggttttaTCTATCATGAAGCtgcttttattatttgattccgtttgaaaacttaCCCCAGTTTTTCGTCACCCGTAAAGTAGAAAAAGATCCTCTAACCAATCGAAACTtgattaaaaacgttacttaatccaccttaaggtggttggtgccttcctcgcattcatgctgtattttaggtggtatttacaaattaatttaagagttttttttttaatttttttgatttgtttttttttttaattattgattttcttgaacagcaattttcaattctttttttaccaactcttcaaaataaaggtgaaaagtctcatgagttatatatttcagtaaaaagttcgtgtaaatctttgtcgagacaaaatgatgcagcaacataattaatacagattttttccagaagagacgcagacactgcttaagcgatgtggcaaccgggcgatacgcatgcaaggtgatgtggctgccaatcccccgcgtggtcaaaaagtcaaaaaagcaaaaagcaaaagccggcctttgaggttatgcaaaaatcaccctttttgtagctacaaaaaaactttttctttgcataactttaaaagtacttcactaaacagaataaaatttaatagggtgtaaggggaccccaaaacgaacagaataaggcggatccgggcAAAAACggtacagccagttctgagataatcgtgtggaaaaaaaatcatgtctacacacatccccacagtcatttgttcagaatagaggtgggcaaaaaaagagcgaaccgctcaaagagcctagatttaagtttggatgcaaATCAATTACCCGAATGTTTAGGTCCGAGAAGAAATTTTGACATAGAGACCAtaaagacctatggttttcaagggcatcttctcgttttgagttttaagtttttttatcaaataatttataaaagtccaatgtgaaataacttataaaatcacgcgattctttaaaaaaacccttttcatccaaattttgaaaaagagcgaactagccgttcaaaagagcggctctttttaatgagcgaacgaaaatgagcggctcctaaaaaagagcggttttgcccacctctagttcagattttgattctgagtcgataggtatacgtgaaggtatatctaggagtcgtatttaagaagttcatttttcgagtgattttatagccttgcctcagtgaggtgaggaaggcaaaaactcacacacaattttcctgaaaaaaatttctaaagctagacaaaataaaacacataaggAGCTTTTTTCTATTacgtaaccccccccccccccccaccccagggtttgacccatcactaggctaaagctaaattccaaatttgagctcattctgaccacgggaacccctccctccaatcgcttgaagtttgtatgggaaaaatcgtcaaaatgtatggagaataGCAACTTTtgttacctgtggaaggcgccataattatccgattctcaCCATTTCtcagaaccttcattaaatttagaacaactttcccgaagacaccatatttttaggtttctttcccgcgaagttattagcgcccaaaactgaccatttttgcgcggccagctgtaaggggctacctaacaacgatgtttatttccaattcgtacacgcacgtgctctctctcaggcgTGTTGTAGGTAAACAGACAGGCAGGCAGGAGAGCAAGaatgagagagtttgaacctgaaagagagcacgtgcgtgtacgaattggaaataaacatcgttgttaggtagccccttacagctggccgcacaaaaatggtcagttttgggcgctaataacttcgcgggaaagaaacctaaaaatatggtgtcttcgggaaagttgttctaaatttaatgaaggttctacatctgagaaatggtgagaatcggataattatggcgccttccacaaggaaaaaagtaaaacagttgcttttctccattcattttgacgatttttcccataccaactttaagcgattggagggaggggttcccgtggtcagaatgagctcaaatttggaatttagcctagtgatgggtcaaactttgatttcagggggtagccccaaaaaagtccggatttggaccaccctagtgctTATATGAAAATGTTTCGTTAGGAAACAGAACTTTTCGAATCGAACGACAAAAgacaatacactcaacccccggtggttggtcactttttcgtttgacgaactgtcattttttacacggcgctcacgcacactatcaaaacaaaggttaggtagtgtgtgtgaactccgtgtaaaaggggtgtcaaactaaaaagtgaccccgtttgtttgacaacagttggtgtcaaaccatcggggtttgagtgtagacgGGGCTGAATGTTATAATTATACACtcgaaccccgatggtttgacaccaactgttgtcaaacaaacggggtcacttagaaaatttaataattcaaaatcatgaaaaaaatccaaccattgaaaacatttcaatatttaaaaagtcaACAATGAAGCCCTtctattcaaattgtttttgcttttttttttctgcaatgtatttcttatgggagaactgtcatttctatcacttcgttttaacattaaaactttgtatattaaaaaattcaacaattgcaaaaaaaattaactggaGCACCGGATTCGAGAGTTAGAAACGACAGTTCTCCCATGAGAAATAAatggtagaaaaaagcaaaaactggaagttGAACATCATCAGGGGAATAAGGCACTTATTGGGGACCATCcgcaaaccacgtggacacttttttggaaattccgAGGGTCGTTAaaatggattgctttgcttttcttACTactgagaaatctcgatcgtgtgTCGATTACGATCGAAATATTCCAATCCAGTgcacgatacacgcctgtgggtccgttgacgaaaccgcaaggtttaagagggccacattataaggtgttatgTTGATTCCGTTTTGTTTCCGCATCTTTTCTGAACGTCCCCGATAAGAACGTTGTGGACaatcagcaaaaactaaaaatcgtttaaatcaaaaaaaaattgaaaagtgttactttttgaaacaagtgctgaaaagttcaacttttcagcacccatttgagtgctgaaaagtagaacttttcagcatttattttgaaaagtgttgctattcgattctgttatttttggtacagaaaagtaggctatttcgtcgttcaagaatgacaggaaaagtaaacagtttcacgacggaattgcaaaaactactattaaagtttttgtctccccgctaaaatttttgttttcgtcaaatcttacatttttttgaaaactaattattgaaaacaactgtactattgtgaaatgcattttaaaacactttttccatgcaaatgttgccactatggcttgttatttcaatatttatatttttctattttttgcccACTGAATGTGAATCTGCCCTCAGGATTGAGCCAATTCGTCAATatcgattttggtcatattttgggtttctatAGAAAATAACCTCAAAATCCAATAGACATCCAAAATATTACCAACAATCATTTTTCTGAGAAAAAAGTGTCTATgattttcggcgaatttttgaaacggtgatgaaaaGTCACTTTGATGAccagatattaaaaataataatatgtttAAAATTCACTACCAACCAAACCAACATCCAGCATGTCGTCGTGAATTATTGTTTTAGAAatgaagaatatatttttttattgatctcTACCTACAATCTATACTTAATTAAACTCACTCTTGCATCAAATGGATTTGATATTCACCCACTCTTCAATGGATCTCTTTAATATGCCTCACTCAACGTtgttttcgtcgtcgtcggtgctATCTCCAAGTTGTACTTATCttatcacaattttttactcTTCGCTAATTCACTCCACTGCCATCAAACTTTACTCTCGTTTCACTTCTTCATCTTTTTTCGACTGACAAAATTTCTTACCACTGCCGATAAAAGTACTTTGCTTTCTCGTTGTTTTCATTtctcttaaaacaaaaaaaaacaggaagacTGTTTGTTCCTCTTCTCGCGTGCTTTTGATACTAATCTCAGAACGCGCAAGCCGGCTATTACATAATTGTGTGTGATTTAAGTTATGCcatgaacaacaaaaaaaaacagaaaagaaaatttaaaccgGCTGGGGCCACAATTTGACActcaattattcaaaatttcaaaggcaAATTTTAGTACCACCGATGCTGACGAGGAAAGCGAAGATGCCGAACAGCGCGAACTTCTAGAAGCGGCCGCGGCCATGGGCAAACGGGAAGACGAGACCGAAGAAACGGCCGTTGGTGG from Culex quinquefasciatus strain JHB chromosome 3, VPISU_Cqui_1.0_pri_paternal, whole genome shotgun sequence includes:
- the LOC6047306 gene encoding protein starmaker, giving the protein MVIKVYISGMSGSKEVKKRQQRVSMILDSKHIPYTIIDITEPGQEGEKDFMQKNSEHNGSTISDPTPRHPLPPQLFNDADYCGDYDDFDLANEIDNLEVFLKLEAPKPAVSDEVSPADEQQKNGQNEPEDGGDQVTATEEDDDENKENKTEEGANETTVDETIVEATVDEEKVEQSVASSVDAGQQDRTEDVAMEDETDQNPTVPAELEGQAVDQASCDPNPDGDIADEVPPKDTVEEVELNGPDSEDSQQKLEQTAEIAEEPLEKIDEDQDESSQQKREEPLEKDEESVEKIEEDHHDEDSEEVVSAERTDEDEAEKLEGAKDPPEESSPQEDIVDHEIEEASEDSESGDDDDEEINSIKEVLKDDADQVVVDEEDGLVEEMLERGPGSEDAVEEKANFSTTDADEESEDAEQRELLEAAAAMGKREDETEETAVGGAQAEEEEDVEIAEQEDDVSGKLVDTDDPMLAEQEQEE